A single region of the Sulfitobacter geojensis genome encodes:
- a CDS encoding DsbE family thiol:disulfide interchange protein, with protein MARFSPLMLAPPVIFAGFVALAAVGMYRDDPQGLPSTLVGRAAPELPADPLPGFAFATPDMVASGEVTLVNFWASWCPPCRAEHPKLLEMEAQGLPIIGINFKDTAANATKYLTEDDNPFAGIGFDPKGRTAINWGVTAPPETFILDGDGTVLFRFAGPLIGSDYEQRFLPALEAAMAD; from the coding sequence ATGGCTAGGTTTTCACCGCTTATGCTGGCGCCGCCGGTGATATTTGCAGGCTTCGTCGCCTTGGCCGCGGTGGGCATGTACCGCGACGATCCACAAGGTTTGCCATCCACATTGGTGGGGCGGGCGGCACCTGAACTGCCCGCCGACCCCTTGCCGGGCTTTGCCTTTGCGACCCCCGATATGGTTGCGTCGGGCGAGGTGACACTGGTGAATTTCTGGGCCAGCTGGTGCCCGCCGTGCCGCGCCGAACACCCCAAGCTGCTGGAGATGGAAGCGCAGGGCCTGCCGATCATCGGTATTAATTTCAAAGACACGGCTGCAAATGCGACCAAATACCTGACCGAAGATGACAATCCGTTTGCCGGTATCGGCTTTGATCCCAAAGGGCGTACCGCGATTAACTGGGGTGTGACCGCCCCGCCTGAAACCTTCATTCTGGACGGCGATGGTACGGTTCTGTTCCGATTTGCCGGACCCTTGATCGGCAGCGATTATGAACAGCGTTTTTTACCGGCGTTGGAAGCGGCGATGGCGGACTAA
- a CDS encoding SDR family NAD(P)-dependent oxidoreductase has translation MKPVALITGGARGIGRAIAAELAPDHTVAVTYHSTPPDALLRDCPDVLALPADLSQPDVATDVVQQVVTRLGRLDVLINNAGDIAMDDDDPMRTFAVNLTAPMKLLDAALPHLHSGASVINISSVNAELPAMGAVGYSASKAAVNTWTRGMAKTLGPKGIRVNAIAPGAIERSEAPRPPELVKAFVDMTALGRSGVPQDIANVARFLASDAAGFITGEVITVSGGYRL, from the coding sequence ATGAAACCTGTCGCCCTGATCACCGGCGGTGCCCGTGGCATCGGCCGTGCCATCGCTGCCGAACTGGCCCCCGATCACACCGTTGCTGTCACTTATCACAGCACACCGCCGGATGCGCTGCTGCGCGATTGCCCCGATGTCCTCGCCTTGCCTGCGGACCTATCGCAGCCCGATGTTGCAACGGATGTTGTTCAACAGGTCGTCACGCGGCTGGGCCGTTTGGATGTCCTCATTAACAACGCCGGCGACATCGCCATGGATGATGATGATCCGATGCGTACTTTTGCCGTGAACCTTACTGCCCCCATGAAACTGCTTGATGCCGCCCTGCCTCACCTGCACAGCGGCGCAAGTGTGATCAATATTTCATCGGTGAACGCAGAACTGCCCGCGATGGGTGCCGTGGGGTATTCCGCCAGCAAAGCGGCGGTGAACACATGGACACGCGGCATGGCTAAAACGCTCGGTCCCAAAGGCATCCGCGTCAACGCCATCGCCCCCGGTGCCATCGAACGCAGCGAGGCCCCCCGCCCCCCTGAGCTGGTCAAAGCCTTTGTCGACATGACCGCGCTGGGGCGATCCGGCGTTCCGCAAGACATCGCTAATGTTGCGCGCTTCCTTGCTTCTGACGCTGCCGGATTTATCACTGGCGAAGTTATCACCGTATCGGGAGGCTACAGACTTTAA
- the acnA gene encoding aconitate hydratase AcnA has product MTIQVGQDTAKTRKTITAGDQTIAYYSIPAAQEAGLGDFSKLPAALKVVLENMLRFEDGKTVTVDDIKAFAEWGAKGGQNPREIAYRPARVLMQDFTGVPAVVDLAAMRDGLVALGGDAEKINPLNPVDLVIDHSVMIDEFGNPRAFQMNVDREYERNMERYTFLKWGQKAFNNFRVVPPGTGICHQVNLEYLAQTVWTDKDQNGEDVAYPDTLVGTDSHTTMVNGMAVLGWGVGGIEAEAAMLGQPISMLIPEVVGFELTGRMMEGTTGTDLVLKVVEMLREKGVVSKFVEFYGEGLDHLPLADRATIANMAPEYGATCGFFPIDGETLRYMRTTGRDEDRIALVEAYAKENGMWRDADYAPIYTDTLSLDMGTIVPAISGPKRPQDYIALTSAHTAFAEYVKGVREGKDATVKEEIRWEGEGGQPEPQDIPGDEGHHNRGYVMTDDGHYQLHDGSIVIASITSCTNTSNPYVMIGAGLVARKARALGLTRKPWVKTSLAPGSQVVSAYLEAANLQEDLDAIGFNLVGYGCTTCIGNSGPLEPAISKAINDYDLIGTSILSGNRNFEGRISPDVRANYLASPPLVVAYALVGDLNHDLANSPLGQDKDGNDVYLRDIWPTTQEVAELVEQTVTREAFQTKYADVFKGDEKWQGVEITDAKTYDWPPASTYVQNPPYFQGMSPEPGVITNIEGAKVLAVLGDMITTDHISPAGSFKEETPAGKYLTDRQVSPREFNSYGSRRGNHEVMMRGTFANIRIKNEMLDGVEGGYTKGPDGAQTSIYDAAMAHQAAGTPLVIFGGEQYGAGSSRDWAAKGTALLGVKAVIAESFERIHRSNLVGMGVIPFEFTNGDTRKSLGLTGEETVSISGLDTIKPLQEVPCTITMADGTVKEITLKCRIDTAIEIEYIEHGGVLHYVLRDLAKGDAIAAE; this is encoded by the coding sequence ATGACCATTCAAGTCGGACAGGACACAGCCAAGACACGTAAAACGATCACCGCCGGTGACCAGACAATCGCCTATTACTCCATTCCCGCCGCTCAGGAAGCCGGGCTTGGCGATTTCTCGAAACTGCCTGCCGCGTTGAAAGTCGTGTTGGAAAACATGTTGCGCTTTGAGGACGGCAAAACCGTTACCGTCGATGACATTAAGGCGTTTGCCGAATGGGGTGCCAAGGGCGGCCAGAACCCGCGCGAGATTGCGTATCGCCCTGCCCGCGTTCTGATGCAGGATTTCACCGGTGTTCCAGCCGTTGTTGACCTCGCCGCGATGCGCGACGGTCTGGTGGCGTTGGGCGGCGACGCGGAAAAGATCAACCCGCTGAACCCTGTCGATCTGGTCATCGACCACTCTGTTATGATCGATGAATTCGGCAATCCGCGTGCCTTCCAGATGAACGTCGACCGCGAATATGAACGCAACATGGAACGCTACACCTTCCTCAAGTGGGGCCAGAAAGCGTTTAACAACTTCCGCGTTGTGCCCCCCGGCACCGGCATTTGTCACCAGGTAAACCTTGAGTATTTGGCACAAACAGTCTGGACCGACAAAGACCAGAACGGCGAAGACGTGGCATACCCTGATACGCTGGTCGGCACCGACAGCCACACCACCATGGTCAACGGCATGGCCGTTCTGGGCTGGGGCGTTGGCGGTATCGAAGCCGAAGCCGCGATGCTGGGACAGCCGATTTCAATGCTGATCCCCGAAGTCGTCGGCTTCGAGCTGACAGGCCGCATGATGGAAGGCACCACAGGTACCGACCTTGTGCTGAAAGTTGTTGAAATGCTGCGTGAAAAAGGCGTGGTCAGCAAGTTCGTCGAATTCTACGGTGAGGGTCTTGACCACCTGCCACTGGCGGACCGCGCAACCATCGCCAACATGGCACCGGAATACGGCGCGACCTGTGGCTTCTTCCCGATCGACGGCGAAACCCTGCGCTACATGCGCACCACGGGCCGGGACGAAGACCGGATTGCACTGGTTGAAGCCTACGCCAAGGAAAACGGCATGTGGCGTGATGCGGATTACGCACCGATCTATACCGATACGTTGTCCCTAGACATGGGCACTATCGTGCCTGCGATCTCCGGTCCGAAGCGTCCGCAAGACTACATCGCGCTGACATCCGCGCACACCGCATTTGCCGAATACGTCAAAGGCGTGCGCGAAGGCAAAGACGCCACCGTCAAAGAGGAAATCCGTTGGGAAGGTGAAGGCGGTCAGCCCGAGCCACAGGACATCCCCGGTGACGAAGGCCACCACAACCGTGGCTACGTGATGACCGACGATGGCCACTACCAGCTGCACGACGGCTCTATCGTGATTGCGTCGATCACATCCTGCACCAACACATCCAACCCCTATGTGATGATCGGTGCCGGTCTGGTGGCCCGCAAAGCCCGCGCATTGGGTCTGACTCGCAAGCCTTGGGTCAAGACGTCGCTGGCACCGGGCTCGCAGGTTGTGAGCGCCTATCTTGAGGCCGCCAACCTGCAAGAAGACCTTGATGCGATTGGTTTCAACCTCGTCGGTTACGGTTGTACGACTTGTATCGGCAACTCCGGCCCGCTGGAGCCTGCGATCAGCAAGGCGATCAACGATTATGACCTGATCGGCACCTCGATCCTGTCCGGCAACCGCAACTTTGAGGGCCGCATCTCACCTGATGTGCGTGCAAACTACCTCGCGTCGCCTCCGCTGGTTGTGGCCTATGCGCTGGTCGGTGATCTGAACCACGATCTGGCCAACAGCCCGCTGGGTCAGGACAAAGACGGCAATGACGTTTACCTGCGCGACATCTGGCCAACAACGCAAGAAGTTGCCGAGCTGGTTGAACAGACCGTTACGCGCGAAGCGTTCCAGACCAAGTACGCAGACGTCTTTAAGGGTGACGAAAAGTGGCAGGGCGTCGAGATCACGGATGCCAAAACCTACGATTGGCCACCAGCCTCCACTTACGTCCAGAACCCGCCTTACTTCCAGGGCATGTCACCAGAGCCGGGCGTGATCACCAACATCGAAGGCGCGAAAGTACTGGCTGTTTTGGGCGATATGATCACCACCGACCACATCTCCCCTGCCGGTTCCTTTAAGGAAGAAACGCCAGCCGGTAAGTACCTGACCGACCGTCAGGTTTCCCCGCGCGAATTCAACTCCTACGGTTCGCGCCGTGGTAACCATGAGGTTATGATGCGTGGCACATTCGCCAACATCCGCATCAAGAACGAGATGCTGGACGGTGTCGAGGGTGGCTATACCAAAGGCCCGGATGGCGCACAGACCTCTATCTATGACGCGGCCATGGCGCATCAGGCAGCGGGCACACCGCTGGTGATCTTCGGCGGTGAGCAGTATGGCGCGGGTTCTTCCCGTGACTGGGCGGCCAAAGGTACAGCGTTGCTGGGTGTGAAGGCGGTTATCGCCGAGAGCTTTGAGCGTATTCACCGCTCCAACCTCGTTGGCATGGGCGTCATTCCGTTCGAATTCACCAATGGTGATACGCGCAAGAGCCTTGGCCTGACAGGCGAAGAGACTGTTTCTATTTCCGGTCTCGACACCATCAAGCCACTTCAGGAAGTGCCTTGCACCATCACAATGGCGGACGGCACCGTGAAAGAGATCACTCTGAAATGCCGCATCGATACTGCGATTGAGATCGAATACATCGAGCACGGCGGCGTGTTGCACTACGTTCTGCGCGATCTGGCCAAGGGCGACGCGATCGCAGCTGAATAA